CGGGCCAGGATCAACTGGATGCGCTGGCCCAGAACGATCCCGGCCAGTGCCTGGCCCGGTACGATCTGGCGGACAGACGGTCGGGCCGGCGGGGCAGGAAGAGGCTGGACAGGGGCCGGGGCGGCCGGTGGCGGAGCCGGAGCGGGCTCCTGGGCCGGGGCGGGGGACGTGGCGAGCAGGACAGCTGCGGCGAGGACTGCGGCGGCGGATGGTCGCATTGTCACGCTCCCTTGGCTGAAAGGGTTTCCCTCCGGGGTGCCGGTTTCCTGCCCCCCGCTGGTCTTACCCCCGTACAGGCGTGCGCCAGACCCCCGGGCCTATGGGAGGTGCGAGGGGGGCATAAGGCCGGTGACGGGTCCGGCGGCAGTCCGGCCGGGGTCCCGTATCAGGTCGGGGGAAAGGTCATGGAAGATGCGGCGCGGACAGGCCGGCTTCACCATGATCGAGCTGCTGGTGGCCATCGCCATCCTGGGCGTGATTGCGGCCATCCTGATCCCCAACTTCATCCGGGCCCGGGCCGGCAGCCAGCTGGCGGCCGCCCAGCTGGACTTCCACCACATCGTCATGGCCCTGGAGATGTACTACTGGGAGAACCAGGCCTACCCGCCGGCGGCCTCGTGGGAATCCGACCTGGAGTCCGGCGGCTACATCCGGGCGGTACCGCGCTCCCCGGTGGACCGGGCCCCCTACGGCTACGCCACCGACGCCGCCCGGACCCGCTTTGTGCTGTGGGACGGCCCCGACAAGTACATCCAGGCCGGCAGCGGGGGGTACATCGTCTACACGGTGACCGGGGGGCTGGAGGTGGGAGTGACGTCCGTCCCCACCCCCTGAGGTCTGCGCCGGCCGGGGAGGTCTAACGGGG
This genomic interval from Armatimonadota bacterium contains the following:
- a CDS encoding type II secretion system protein, giving the protein MRRGQAGFTMIELLVAIAILGVIAAILIPNFIRARAGSQLAAAQLDFHHIVMALEMYYWENQAYPPAASWESDLESGGYIRAVPRSPVDRAPYGYATDAARTRFVLWDGPDKYIQAGSGGYIVYTVTGGLEVGVTSVPTP